A window of Salvia splendens isolate huo1 chromosome 8, SspV2, whole genome shotgun sequence genomic DNA:
AAAAACCATACACTTTGCCAAATTACTACTCCATTTGTCCTAATTAAGATGACCCCTTTGTTTTTCgcatttattttgtaaaaataacaataaatagttaaagtgaagagaaattaaagtaagagagagaaaataatatagaagagactctcctctatattattctctcttattttactttctttccacactaattatttattatcattttttctcaAAATACGTGCAAAAAATAAAGGAGTCAACTTAactgggatgaagggagtagaTAATATTTCcaaaaactttgaaaatgatcttaaaattcataaatttttgGATGTGTACAATTTGTTTAATCTGaccaaaataatttttttgcacTTCTATATGATTTAGTCTAAATTATGCATGAAGCGTATCTTTTCGATGCAATCATTCTTAAATTCTAACATTGAATAATAGGACAGCCCTTCCTCTCTTCCACTTTCTATCTCTCGCATCCATCCGCATCcctatctcttatccgtctcttaaccgtctcatctcttcactattcatggaccccactgtacttttcaccccatctcttaaccgtctcttaatcatctcatcccttaactattcattcaatttcattttttatttttatttccaaaaaattcaattaataaaaacacacttcattaaataaaataaaattacaacttaaaattctaaaaatattaaaaaccacattaataaaatcataaaaaaaataaaaatacataatttaaaaaatacataatttaaatccgaGATCGCCTCTgaggcggcgcggcttcctcccggctccccataccgggttctcaCAGAAGTAATCACAtaccaaccttgcggcggctttctcccggttacgatggatgtaaatcCAGGATCGCCTTTgaggcggcgcggcttcctcctcctccctacgtcgatcttcttctagcgattcttccattattcgacgcatttgctcaaatggatccatgaatggattaaatttgggagaagaataatgttttgagatgaagaatgtagagtgtttgagtgagaatagagagttttttttatggtcgattaatttgtgggaatgatttgatatttagagaagtgattgggggcgtaaaaaaataaaaatttgcaaaaaaaagGCTATAAACgtctagtatattttttgggatttttttttttaattttcgaatttttcctgaatttaaaaaaatacaaaaaaacatttttcggataaaaacgacgcccactcgcgggccggcgagtgggcgtcacgaaCGAACCGGAGCTTGCCACTAGACaagggacgggctggggacgagacggatCCCGCAATGCTGTCTCGATgtggtctcgtctctccgagacgagatagagcccgtaacgagacgcgttgcggatgccctcTTCAATGAATAGTACTTAAAAAATTTTCTCATCCTGTCATTTTATCGGTTCTGTATATTAAAAATAGTATATTCCTTTGTTCAAAAATATAGTCTAACTTTTTCATCTTCATCTGtcaattcaaattaatttcatattagaaatataaagttatttttttgTTGGATTTACTAATTATGCGTTAAAATTTTAACGTCCACTAATTAGACTATTTAGTTTGAACGGATAGGGTATAAGATGGATTAAATATCAACAGCTTGAAATCTAGTGTTATTAaaagtttaattattgattctCCAGGAAAATGCTACCCCTTCATTTTCTTATACGGATAACTATGTGGACTTTATGTGGGCTTGTGGTGAGTTGGGCCTACATGTGTCATACTTTTTGATGAATAAAGTAACCTTttacatcaatttttttttttgaaaattttccatATCCATTTTACAAGTGATTAGTTTGTATAAACCAGATTTTCGATAACCTTTTCTATTTCACTAGCTAGTTGATGGGTCACGCACGGGTAGTTAAAGAATATTAGATACACCACAAAATAATGTTCTGGTAGTGATATGATTTTTGAAAAATCATGACTCTAAAAATTGCTAGTAGCCTAGTACTACATAAAATTATGCAGTGATGGATAATTCTCATGCATGTTTCAATATTTAATGAAATTCGAGAGGGTgtacattaatttttgtaaGTAGCAAAATCCACTGATATTTTTATATCAAAAGTATATGTATTATGTGTGGGTGAAATATAACTAAATTTTGTTACACCTTAAACTGTAATAAAAGTTCTAATATTTCTGTGTCATTAAACAATTTATTGTGTGATGTAAGAAGACTTTATCTgataagaaaataaatactatatattaaatgatatatgattaattttaaatatatcgAATGCAGTGACCGATGCACATGCACCTGAACAGAGGCCGACCCAGCAAGAAGATCCTCGGAAAGCTGAGCAAGAAGATGAGCAgtcagagaagaagaagaaaacgaAAAAGCTTAAGGCCGACACGGTGGTACAGAGCCTTAGAGAGACGAGGAGGCTTATAACGGCTTTGTTGGCAGCATCTGCATCTAATGAGGATGAAGTAGAGGGCCCCTATGCTGTCAACAACAATGATAGTGATCAGTTGAAGGAAAATGCCGACGGTGGTAACCCAGACGAAGACGATGGCGATGATGATACAATGGCTGATGATACTCCTGAAACAAAGCATGAGAAGACCGTTTCTGGCGACGCCCTAATAGCGGCTGAGAAGCTTGCCCCGAAGACAAAATCACCACGTGGCAGCGGCACGCAGTCTTCTTCGTCGAGACAAATCAAAGATCTCCAGAAATTTCAGACATACTCAACTCAACAGTATTTTAATGAGGACAAAGTGGATCAGGAAGGTGGTGAacaggaagaagaagattgtaATGGTAATCTCTCTCAACGATGTTTTGTTGAGAATGATGAAAAAGCGTATCAGGAAGGTGGTGTAGAAAAAGAAGGTGATGATAATATAGATGAACCAAAAGGTGATGTTGTCggtggtgatgatgatgatgttaatAATGGACGAGGTGTTGGGGCGGGTAGGGGACGGGGACGAGGACGGGGACGGGGACggggaaggggaaggggaaggggaaattCTAGGAATCGGATAACAAGTTCCGCTCTGAACATAGTGAACAAAAGTGAGAAGCAAGTTGGCGAGAAATCGGCGGAGAAGAATGGTGAAGCGTACAACTTGGAAGATGAGGAGAAACAAGGAGGTAATGATATGAACAAGAAGAGTGATGAGGGAGAAGATGGGAAAAGTATgggtgatgatgatgaggacgAGGAAGACGAGAGTTTGCTGGAGGAGTTGGGAGATTTTGACATTCTAGATTTGGCAAATCTAGGGACGGGCGCGGGCTTGTTGTTTAACAGGTGGAGCAGTGAGGTGGAGAAGCTTGTCAAGAGGAACACTCGGTTGGTGTATCGATTGCACAAAATGATTGGCGAGGCAGATGAGATGCATCGGGAGCCTTCATTGAATGGGAGCGATGTGGCGACGAGTGGTAAACATGGGAAAGCTATGAGTGGTGCATTGAAGGGGAATGATGGGTGTAAGGGAAAGAGGGTGAAGAATATGGTGGGTGATAAGGATGTGTTCCCCTTCGAAGGTGATGGTGGGGATGAAGAAAGTGGTGATGTTGAAGAGGCTGAGAAAGAAGAGTACCCAACAGAATGTGGCAAGGTTGAAGCAGCGGGCCCCATCCCTGATGGTGAAGAAGAGGTAAAAAAGATGAGTGATGAAGGTGTTGCCAATGAAAGGATGTATGATGAAGATCAAGCCATGGCAGCTATACAAGAGACGCCTCCAGTGAAGAAGAATATGAAGTCCGGACAGCGAGGAGCGAAAGCAATGGATGGGAATGAGCAAGAAATGGGGTTGGTGCAGAAGAATAATCTGTTATTGTTACTCGAGGGGAGCGATGAGCCTAATAGTAGAAAGCGTGATCAACTCCATGCTTTCGGTATGTTTGATGCTGGTGAGGATATAAATGAGCAGGAAGAAATGAAGAATGATGGAGAGggcgaaaaagaagaagaaatcaagCAAGGAATTGAGAAGATGGCTCCGGAGAATTATGATTTGTTGAGCAAGAATACGAAGGTCACAAAGCAAAAGCCGAAAAAAATGAGTGTGAAGGAGCAAGGAATGGGGTTTGTGAAGGAGAATGATCTGTTATTGGGTATGTTTGATGGTGATGAGGGTACAAATGAGGAGGTAGAAGAAGATTATGCCAAGGGGGATCAGGAAGACAAGGAAATGCATAATTATGAGTCTTTCATCGAGCCTAAGAATATAAAGGTAATGAGTAGTGTGTATCAGAAGAGTGATGTGGCTGAGAATATAAGGCCAGGAAGAAAGCACCAGCCGAAAACACCGGTTGATGCTGTTAGTGTGTTTGGGTTGGGGGAGCAGGGGATAGCCGCCTTGAAAGAAACTGGTAATGATAGTCATGGCCCAATAACACTCATGAGCTCGATCCTTGGAAATGATGGGCACAAGACAGGGAAGAATGGCCACAATAATCCTAGAACCGGGCGCAAAAGCAGCATCACTTCCAAGAAAGGCGCAGATGTTGCTAGGCATGAGCAGGATGTTGATGAGACCACGAAAGCTGGTGCTGGAGATGAGACCGTGGATGCAACTAATGAGGATGTCGAGCAGGTGAAGAAAGCGGTTGATGATACAGCTGTGTCCGGATTCGCAGATCCTGGTGAGGgtgaaggagaaggagaaggagatgaTGAATCAATGAAGATGGAAAGTGGTGATGTTGAGGGCGAGAAAGAGGAAAACCTAGTAGATGCGAAGAATATGGTGGCTGGAAGGCCTGCTCCATTTGAACAGGTAGATGAGGGAAACTTGGATGAGTATAACAATATGGAGGAGAATTTCAATCCATTGCAAAGAAATAAGAGAGCGTGTAAGGATGATCCTAAAATTCGAACTCAAGGAAAGAGCTCTGATATCAATGTCGTTGGTGCGTTGGTGAAGATGGGAGTTGATGAATATGAGTCGTCACAGAAGGGGAATGAAAAAGAGGTTGATGAAGATGAAGCCAAGGAAGAGAAGCTGAATTTGGCAGCCGCCCTACAAGTGATTCCTGCGGTGGATCATGTGTCGTTGGCGAAGAAGAATATGAAGCCTGGGGAGAAAACATTTAGTGGTATGTTTGATGATGCCACTAAAAAGAAAAGTCCAAGTAAAAATAGAACAGGTAAATATGAGCAGACTAAGGAAGGGATGGGTGATGCTTTAGTGAATAAGGTAGTTGATAACAAGAATATGATCAGATCCATGGCTGAGGAGACCCAGGCAGGGAATGAGGAAAGTTGTGATCAAGTAGAAAGGTTGAATGATGAAGAGAGCGAAGAAACCGGGCATGGAATGGGGGAGATGCCTTTTGATTCGTTGAGTGCTTTGGCGAAGAATATGAAGGACGGAAAACAGCAACACCGACAAGAGATGTGCAACAAGACTGGGAAGAGTGGCCGCAAGCACGCTAAAGATGGGCACGGGAGCAGCATCGATTACAAGAAAGGTGCAGCTCAGCCTCAGTGTGAGGATCAAATTGGTGACAAATTTCAACCACTGGATATCGGAGGTGATGCTACTAAGGATGAACATGATGTTGGTGTTGATGCTGCTGCTGAATATGACACAACGGAAGCTGCGgccgatgatgatgatgatggtgcTGGGCAATGTGGTACTACTACCGAAGAGGATTCCCTATATAGTGTGCAAGCCTAGTTTACTTATGTTGATTAGACTTTTCTCTCATGTATTGTGTGGTTTTAAATAGTGTGCTATTGCAGTTTGCTTTCAGGTCTTATGTTTATATTCCCACTACTTAGGACTTTTCTTTACCAAAAATAAAGAGCCGGCATTTTAATGCTTAGGAATACAGAGCTGGCTCCATCCACGTATAGAGTGGATTACTCGAAAAGGTTCTCATTTCTCAACGTGAAAATCTGAAAATCTACCACTAGAATACTAGAATACAGTACTCCCTTCTGCCATTATGCGTCACTGGTTTCCTTTTTGGTTCGTCTATCAATACTTGTCATAGATAcattttactactatttttagtaatagaaCTCACATCCAACGAAatcattttactcacattttactaataaaataaaataacactacacattttactaattttttcaactcactttccattatatttcttaaaaccatgTCGGATCAAAGTCTGACGTTTAATGACAAATGGATGGAGTACATTGTAAGACTATCCGTATATACATTCGTAAATAAAATGGTAAATTATCTTGAAAAACCATGAATTTCGTCGGATTATGGCATGTCCTATAACTTTCAGAATCAATTGTAATAATCACAATGTTtaacatttttcttaattttctcaattttccCAATTATTTCGGTCACCTATTTTTGATGTAGTGCACTTGTGTGTTGAGACAATGATAAAAGTGATCGGTGTGATCGGCGCATCTGAAGTTTTTGATATCACATTACATACAATTTCACCTGAATTAGACGTCATGGGAGAATTGAGAATGAAGTTACTTCTACTAAAATTCACGATTTTTAAAGTGATTTCAAAAGTGTCGGAACATATCAATTTGATCAAAATCTGTGATTACTTCGACATTACATGAAatactatgtatttttttcaatatattcaaatatataTTTGCATTTCTATGTCTTGTTATTTGCTTCTggtctatacatatatatatactctctccgtttcaCAAGATTATACATGCATATATAGGGAGATATACTATCCtcgttccacaagaatatgcattcttttctttttagttcgtcccacttcgtcccacaagaatatgcactttctaaatttaaaatatctTTTCTCTGTAGTAAGTTGGGACTCATtcccactaataatattttttttactttttttatctctctaaattttttaattgtgcattaaatttcatgtcaaactCAAAATGTATATTCTTTTGGGACGGGGAGTATAATAGATGTAAGAAGCAGAACACCAATTCACACGAGAGGATATTACTTCGTCTAAAATTAGATATTGGAGATAGAAATTTAGtggtactctctccgtcccaactaacttgagtcgtattcttttttgggacttcccaataaagttgagtcatttttcttttttacaaaaaaacgaaacatccaatcactcttactttatttcatcatctactttactctctcttacttttttctttttcctattttattttactttcatataatctatttaacacaatttcttaatttccatgcccaaaagttttgtatcaatttaattgggacggggagtataatattttcttcaaagtCATTAAATAACATTATTTAACACAACTTACCAAAATGTCAAATCAAAAACTTTGACGCAACTGTAAGTATTGGTAATTAAGGAAAGCGTGTACgcttgtatagtgtgtgtagggAATAAATTCTAATCCATACGTGCAAAGTAAACATCTACACTTCTAGAAAATCACTACTTCCCCCCCACCGCCATTGCCACGTCACCACCCCCGCCCTTCCTTATATAAACGCAATCCCATCCCCAACAGTTCAAACTCAAACTTCACACGCACGCTCATCAAGCACTTTTCCTTCTCACAAattcacctctctctctctctctctctctctctctctctctctctctcctttcaCACGCACACACGCACACAAATTCGATCGACCATGCCTCCCGAAGCTCAGAATCCAGCGGCGCCGCCGCATCGCCGCTTCGACTATGATTCATCTAGGAAAGCGAAGCGCTCCAAGCGCGTCTCCGACGACGAGTACATAGCCGGCTGTCTCGTCGCGCTCCGGAGCGGCGGCGAGACCTCTTCCTCCGCCGCCGCGGCGAAATCGCCTCGGATCTACAATTGCAGCGTCTGCGGCAAGGGCTTCTCGTCGCACCAAGCTCTCGGCGGCCACAAAGCTAGCCACCGCAACAAACCGGCGACGGTCGGCGCGGCGGAGAACAAACCGTCGAATTCGACGtccaccgccaccaccgccgaCGATGATTCAATCGCTGGTCCCCACAGGCTTCACAACTGCTCCACGTGCGGAAGGAGCTTCCCCAGCGGCCAAGCTTTGGGCGGCCACATGCGGAAGCATTACGGCGGCGTAATCGGCGGATCTAAAAGCGGCGTGAACTCTTCTGACGGTGGTAACGGTGAAGGATTCAGCGTTGTCACGTCCTTCTCCGGTGGTGGCTTGACCAGCTCCTCctacggcgacggcgacggcgacgtcACGCGCAATTGGGAATTGAATTGGATATCCGAAGAAGGACTTGATTTAACGCTTAGGTTGTAGAGTTCCTTTTTTTTGGGGATTTTTTGGCTCCTGACAATTTAATCTCTTTGTAGCACTATAGAGATTGATATGttgtttataattaaatattttcatgtagtgttttattttctatattatgttgcctttataaatataataatgatATAAACACAAAATTTTCTTACTGTCGAATTTGAATCCATATCTGCACATCCACAATCTAGGGGATAAAatggatttcaattttttatgatAACAAACAAATACCCCCAGTCTAATATAAAACGGTTGAGATAGAATCgtcaataaataaattgtgtaaTACTGTATCTACTTAGCATTTTATATTACATTACTAGTACTAATCTGTAAGTATCAACTAATTTGACCTAACCAGTCGATTTTTAATATACAAATTTCTGATTAGATGTTAAATAAAGAAGAGCATTCTTCTTTAGTTTTCCCATATTTCTCAAAGTGATTCGTGACATTCACTCTTTTTGTCTAGTTTAAGGAATAATAACAAACACCCACAATTATAAATGTTCCCTTTACATACGTGATTTTATAATTCAATTGATTTCTTAAATATGTGCAAGGATTCAAGAATCGGTTTTCCCGGCGCACGTAATTTGCATTCCCTTCAAAACGATCGAGGTTTGTTAGATTCTGTTAAAAATTCAACTGCGACAAGAAAAATTCGAAATTAATCTATCAATAATATTAAATGTAGCTTATGTCTTATGATATTCTTTTGCTTAGTTGGTTGACTTCAATACAGTTGGATTGGTTAATGAACAAACTTTTTACTCTAAACCAATATCAATGGCATTGATTACATGGCGCTGCTAAATAGGTTGCGCCTGCAAAAGtctcaaaattataaatttttactCCATAAAATATATAGTTATATTGTAACATTATCACATCGATCGCCAAAAGAATTGGTTAATACATCTATTAAAAAGTTAATAAACTTATAGACAGTTATAGTATCGAGTcaagtaattttttattaaaattttgaacttTACACTAAACTtactatataaaaaattagtttTTAATAAGAATTTTGATCTTTACATTTAACTTATAAAATAACAACATTTAACCTATAacttactccatccgtcccacgttacttgagtcgtttcttttcggcacgagatttaagaaagttgtgtttagtgagttaattaaagtatataaatgaataaaataagagagatagagagaataaagtaaaagaaagaataaaggaGTTGTGattagatattttgtttttagtcaaaaagagaaatgagtCAAGTAACTTGTTGTGACAATCCAAAatgaaatacgactcaagtaacgtgggacggagggattataAAATAACAGCACTCAACGTATAAAGTAATTATTATCTTGCGAATTTGTAAATTGTGTTTTCTTTAATATGCAAATCAAATACTATACGAATATATGTAGAGGTAGCTATCCTTTTAAACTATGAAACGTAGGTACGTGTATAAGATCAAAGTAATGTAATATTGTCCACCTTTATACACACCACAAATGAACGTGTAGATAAATATAACTTCatgttttatatatttgaaatttaattaaatattgacaAGAAAACGTTGAGCACCTCTCTAAATTAAAAAGAGTAGTTTAATAGAGTTGATACAATGAAAAGCTGTGCCTTATCCAGAAAGACACCTAAGTTTCATGATCGGGAATGCGTAGCCACGTGTGTAATGATTGGTCATAAATATCCTTCCACTCGTTTTCTAGAACTTTACGGAACTGTGTTATTCCACTACACTTAAATTACCATAAATGCCCCTCAAAATTCAAACTAGGAGTAAAAATTTACGATAAATGTGACTAACTGACTATTATTATCAAACACATATTATCTCCGTTATTTCTGAAAACATTAACTGCTAGTACTGTTAAATGGTATACTAGTTAATAATGTATGACGAGTATTAAAAAAGTCCAAGTTTATGGTAGTGATATTGTACTTAATTGTAACAATATAATTCTATGAGCCATACTTAGTTTGTAGTATGTAAATATTCTTATTAAGTATGGAGAAAATACAAATGGTAGTAGTATGATAGCTACTAAAAATGGAACAAGACCATTagtaatttttgtattttgagcTAGCCCACTTatacaattaaaaataataatgttaGAAAGATCTTAGTTCCTAAATATTAAAATGTTTATTAccacagaaaatattttctcataaaGTACGCGACTTAAGAGTTTCTACCCTTTTTCTCACCATTAATTAagtgtatatttttaaattagaaaatgagAGTAAGTTATTTAAATAGTGTAGAAGCGGGGGGTGTTTGGTAATTTAGAAGTGGGCAAGAGTGAAGAACTGGGTGATAACTAGTAGAAAAGCTCGCCGTAGTTGTGGACACGGCACGTAATGACACGTGTGAGTAGCGAAAAGTAACCGGACACGTGTAGGTTGCATATGCAGTCGGCCGTTTCTTGAGTATCTGGGACACGTTAATGTGGAGTGGAGTGTAACCGGCTACTTACTGACTAACTGACTCGCCACGTATCAGGAAGTGTGTCTAAACCAAACCTAATTTATTTAGCTACCTAATTAATACGAACCGCCACATGTTACCTACAAGATTATTTCTTCACGGACAATCGgatttatactagtattaatttggATATGCTATAGTTTATATATAATAGTTTGGTCATTTTTGTGATATAGTTTGATTTTTCTGACAGATCTTCAAGTTTATGATATGCTTTTTATATTATACTGTATATCGAAGAAAAGCAACACcacactattttttttattactgttGAATCTATATTGATATTAATACTGATAAGTATTGTGTTTTGACaaaacacggattttgcatgtttttaaggattatatttaacttattttaaatgtcaatcatgtaaattatgttttaaaattgcatatattatatatttgat
This region includes:
- the LOC121743015 gene encoding uncharacterized protein DDB_G0290685-like, with protein sequence MPSFRSIKLSAYSSPPCPDEPPAPPPPPRAPCSPCQHKNHTHPPPGSAPPPPSPPPPPPPPPATTPPPPSTPPTNTTPASPPPSTAANPPPSPSPPLPFYNPAPPPYFLQSPTSQQSIAPFPAPAGNHHRLELGISLGGLFFLSFLALGINHLFGKKLSVPATGGGSSGLPPPINDGVNTTAASETLPPTVTHPPSNVTDAHAPEQRPTQQEDPRKAEQEDEQSEKKKKTKKLKADTVVQSLRETRRLITALLAASASNEDEVEGPYAVNNNDSDQLKENADGGNPDEDDGDDDTMADDTPETKHEKTVSGDALIAAEKLAPKTKSPRGSGTQSSSSRQIKDLQKFQTYSTQQYFNEDKVDQEGGEQEEEDCNGNLSQRCFVENDEKAYQEGGVEKEGDDNIDEPKGDVVGGDDDDVNNGRGVGAGRGRGRGRGRGRGRGRGRGNSRNRITSSALNIVNKSEKQVGEKSAEKNGEAYNLEDEEKQGGNDMNKKSDEGEDGKSMGDDDEDEEDESLLEELGDFDILDLANLGTGAGLLFNRWSSEVEKLVKRNTRLVYRLHKMIGEADEMHREPSLNGSDVATSGKHGKAMSGALKGNDGCKGKRVKNMVGDKDVFPFEGDGGDEESGDVEEAEKEEYPTECGKVEAAGPIPDGEEEVKKMSDEGVANERMYDEDQAMAAIQETPPVKKNMKSGQRGAKAMDGNEQEMGLVQKNNLLLLLEGSDEPNSRKRDQLHAFGMFDAGEDINEQEEMKNDGEGEKEEEIKQGIEKMAPENYDLLSKNTKVTKQKPKKMSVKEQGMGFVKENDLLLGMFDGDEGTNEEVEEDYAKGDQEDKEMHNYESFIEPKNIKVMSSVYQKSDVAENIRPGRKHQPKTPVDAVSVFGLGEQGIAALKETGNDSHGPITLMSSILGNDGHKTGKNGHNNPRTGRKSSITSKKGADVARHEQDVDETTKAGAGDETVDATNEDVEQVKKAVDDTAVSGFADPGEGEGEGEGDDESMKMESGDVEGEKEENLVDAKNMVAGRPAPFEQVDEGNLDEYNNMEENFNPLQRNKRACKDDPKIRTQGKSSDINVVGALVKMGVDEYESSQKGNEKEVDEDEAKEEKLNLAAALQVIPAVDHVSLAKKNMKPGEKTFSGMFDDATKKKSPSKNRTGKYEQTKEGMGDALVNKVVDNKNMIRSMAEETQAGNEESCDQVERLNDEESEETGHGMGEMPFDSLSALAKNMKDGKQQHRQEMCNKTGKSGRKHAKDGHGSSIDYKKGAAQPQCEDQIGDKFQPLDIGGDATKDEHDVGVDAAAEYDTTEAAADDDDDGAGQCGTTTEEDSLYSVQA
- the LOC121743474 gene encoding zinc finger protein 1-like, with translation MPPEAQNPAAPPHRRFDYDSSRKAKRSKRVSDDEYIAGCLVALRSGGETSSSAAAAKSPRIYNCSVCGKGFSSHQALGGHKASHRNKPATVGAAENKPSNSTSTATTADDDSIAGPHRLHNCSTCGRSFPSGQALGGHMRKHYGGVIGGSKSGVNSSDGGNGEGFSVVTSFSGGGLTSSSYGDGDGDVTRNWELNWISEEGLDLTLRL